The Devosia sp. YIM 151766 genome includes a region encoding these proteins:
- a CDS encoding argininosuccinate synthase translates to MANDIKKVVLAYSGGLDTSIILKWLKETYSCEVVTFTADLGQGEELEPARQKAEIFGIKDIYIEDLREEFVRDFVFPMFRANAMYEGLYLLGTSIARPLIAKRLVEIAHETGADAISHGATGKGNDQVRFELTANALDPSIKVIAPWREWDLRSRTRLLEYAEANQIPIAKDKRGEAPFSVDANLLHTSSEGRVLEDPGVEAPEYVYQRTTAPEQAPDQPEYVKIGFEKGDAVSVDGIRLSPASLLEKLNELGGKHGVGRLDLVENRFVGMKSRGIYETPGGTVLWHAHRGIESITLDRGAAHLKDEIMPKYAELIYNGFWYSPEREMLQALIDKSQEFVAGEVTVKLYKGSANVVARTSPYSLYSEDLVTFEEGAVAYDHKDAEGFIRLNGLRLKTWAARNAKARG, encoded by the coding sequence ATGGCGAATGACATCAAGAAAGTCGTGCTGGCCTATTCGGGCGGGCTGGACACCTCCATCATCCTCAAATGGCTGAAGGAAACCTATTCCTGCGAGGTGGTGACCTTCACCGCCGATCTGGGCCAGGGCGAAGAGCTGGAGCCGGCGCGCCAGAAGGCCGAGATCTTCGGCATCAAGGACATCTATATCGAGGACCTGCGCGAGGAATTCGTGCGCGATTTCGTCTTTCCGATGTTCCGCGCCAATGCCATGTATGAGGGTCTTTACCTGCTCGGCACCTCCATTGCCCGGCCGCTGATCGCCAAGCGCCTGGTGGAGATCGCCCATGAGACCGGGGCGGACGCCATTTCCCATGGCGCCACCGGCAAGGGCAATGACCAGGTGCGCTTCGAATTGACCGCCAATGCGCTCGATCCGTCCATCAAGGTCATCGCGCCCTGGCGCGAATGGGACCTGCGCAGCCGCACCAGGCTGCTCGAATATGCCGAGGCCAACCAGATTCCCATCGCCAAGGACAAGCGCGGCGAAGCCCCGTTCTCGGTCGATGCCAATCTGCTGCATACCTCCTCGGAAGGGCGGGTGCTGGAAGATCCCGGCGTCGAGGCGCCCGAATATGTCTATCAGCGCACCACCGCCCCGGAACAGGCGCCGGACCAGCCCGAATATGTCAAGATCGGCTTCGAGAAGGGCGATGCCGTCTCGGTCGATGGCATCAGGCTCTCGCCCGCTTCGCTGCTGGAAAAGCTCAACGAACTGGGCGGCAAGCATGGCGTCGGCCGGCTCGACCTGGTGGAGAACCGCTTTGTCGGCATGAAATCGCGCGGCATTTACGAGACGCCTGGCGGCACCGTTTTGTGGCATGCGCATCGCGGCATCGAATCGATCACGCTCGATCGCGGCGCGGCGCATCTCAAGGACGAGATCATGCCCAAATATGCCGAGCTGATCTATAACGGCTTCTGGTATTCGCCGGAGCGCGAAATGCTGCAGGCGCTGATCGACAAGAGCCAGGAATTCGTCGCCGGCGAGGTCACGGTCAAGCTCTATAAGGGCAGCGCCAATGTGGTGGCCCGCACCTCGCCCTATAGCCTTTATTCGGAAGACCTCGTCACCTTCGAGGAAGGCGCCGTGGCCTATGACCACAAGGATGCCGAGGGCTTTATCCGCCTCAACGGCCTGCGCCTCAAGACCTGGGCCGCCCGCAACGCCAAGGCGCGCGGCTGA
- a CDS encoding 23S rRNA (adenine(2030)-N(6))-methyltransferase RlmJ: protein MNYRHAFHAGNFADVVKHIVLTRILAYLSRKPAAFRVIDTHAGIGLYDLFGDKAERTGEWLDGIGRLIENGVAEPAASLLAPYIEAVRARNPDGVLRFYPGSPFIARHLLRPQDRLMALELHPEDAAALRENFAGDIQARVTHLDGWAAFGTHLPPKEKRGLVLVDPPFEEKGEFARMVHSLERAQRRWPGGIYAYWYPIKEPAAVEAYVKALKATGIPKILRLELTIRPPSIPPRLHGTGMIVVNPPYVLGEEMRTVLPVLAELLGEERGGWLVDWVAGE, encoded by the coding sequence GTGAATTACCGCCACGCCTTTCATGCCGGCAATTTCGCCGATGTGGTCAAGCACATCGTCCTGACCCGCATCCTCGCCTATCTCAGCCGCAAGCCGGCGGCGTTCCGCGTCATCGATACCCATGCCGGCATCGGGCTCTACGACCTGTTCGGCGACAAGGCCGAACGGACCGGGGAATGGCTGGACGGGATCGGACGGCTGATCGAAAACGGCGTGGCCGAACCGGCTGCCTCCTTGCTGGCGCCCTATATCGAGGCGGTCAGGGCCCGCAATCCTGATGGCGTGCTGCGCTTCTATCCCGGCTCGCCCTTCATCGCCCGCCACCTGCTGCGGCCGCAGGACCGGCTGATGGCGCTCGAGCTGCATCCCGAGGACGCCGCGGCGCTGCGGGAAAATTTCGCCGGCGACATCCAGGCCCGGGTGACCCATCTCGACGGCTGGGCGGCATTCGGCACCCATCTGCCCCCCAAGGAAAAACGCGGCCTGGTGCTGGTCGACCCGCCCTTCGAGGAAAAGGGCGAATTTGCCCGCATGGTCCACAGCCTCGAACGGGCGCAGCGCCGCTGGCCCGGCGGCATCTATGCCTATTGGTATCCGATCAAGGAGCCGGCAGCGGTCGAGGCTTATGTGAAGGCGCTCAAGGCGACGGGAATTCCAAAAATCCTGCGGCTGGAACTGACCATCAGGCCGCCCTCCATCCCGCCGAGACTGCACGGCACCGGCATGATCGTGGTCAATCCGCCCTATGTGCTGGGAGAGGAAATGCGGACGGTGCTGCCGGTTCTGGCGGAGCTGCTGGGCGAGGAGCGCGGAGGCTGGCTGGTCGATTGGGTCGCGGGGGAATAG
- a CDS encoding invasion associated locus B family protein, with protein sequence MIRPLAAALALVLAATAILPAQAQSARVLGDFRDWSSYAADDGTGTICFAMTKPKSTEPIPDGYGDAYVYVTNRPGEDVLNEFNVVAGYTFQTGSMASVGVDGQNFALFTQGDAAWLDDSAQAANLAAAIRAGVTLTVTGTASDGSQITQSYSLSGATAAQQASGAEC encoded by the coding sequence ATGATCCGACCCCTAGCCGCCGCCCTCGCTCTTGTCCTCGCCGCCACCGCCATCCTGCCCGCGCAGGCGCAATCGGCGCGGGTGCTGGGAGATTTTCGCGACTGGTCGAGTTATGCGGCCGATGACGGCACCGGCACGATCTGTTTTGCCATGACCAAGCCTAAAAGCACCGAGCCGATTCCGGACGGCTATGGCGACGCCTATGTCTATGTCACCAATCGTCCCGGCGAGGACGTGCTGAACGAGTTCAATGTGGTGGCCGGCTATACGTTCCAGACCGGGTCCATGGCCAGTGTCGGCGTCGACGGGCAGAATTTCGCGCTGTTCACCCAGGGCGACGCCGCCTGGCTCGATGACAGCGCCCAGGCCGCCAATCTCGCCGCCGCCATCCGCGCCGGCGTGACGCTGACGGTCACCGGCACCGCGTCCGATGGCAGCCAGATCACCCAGTCCTATTCGCTGTCCGGCGCCACGGCCGCGCAACAGGCCAGCGGCGCCGAATGCTGA
- a CDS encoding EAL domain-containing protein, whose protein sequence is MRSEDAGKVGEVAEALLLDAALESIPYGFCVWSPQFRLLLWNKHYRDFYGFSKDAIHRGMTLEDVIHLSARLGNHAGQAPEAFYEHYTSDLLANRHGARAKSQEVVAGGRIIETAHIYSDKLGWVVTHEDITDEIARAESQQKRKLELERQNIRLDAAVNNISIGLCMMDARGRLVICNEPYARIYNLPVTLLRPGTQLEDILGHLFDSGMSSNGSRDEYIAWRREVIAKREYGKNIHELSNRTILMQHHPMKDGGWVSTHEDITEQRQAEARIQHLARHDALTDLPNRIEFLEQMARTEAALKRGERAAVLYIDLDHFKAVNDTLGHAVGDEVIKQAAVRLWGTTRETDLLARLGGDEFALLLRPIDGVDMAARVADRIVKAMRAPMNIGGQRIEIGASVGIAVGPGDGTSTDQLVKNADLALYKAKSEGRSTYHFFETGMDAELQQRRSIEAGLRLAMTRSELRLMFQPLLDLAENRVTCVEALLRWDHDDRTISPAEFVPVAEDTGLIVPIGEWVLHQACLAAAGWPGDVRVAVNLSPVQFRHKGLVAQVKAALTEAGLEPTRLELEITESLLLTDNEATIAALHELRGMGVRICMDDFGTGYSSLSYLRSFPFDKIKIDRSFMRDLTTRNDSQAIIKAVIGLGQSLGMLTTAEGVETEEQLAMVREHGVSEVQGFLFSPPLQPATLANLLHSEAAKAQTRQRAS, encoded by the coding sequence ATGCGGTCGGAGGATGCCGGCAAGGTCGGGGAGGTCGCCGAGGCGCTGCTCTTGGATGCGGCGCTGGAAAGTATTCCCTATGGATTCTGCGTCTGGTCGCCGCAATTCCGGCTGCTGCTGTGGAACAAGCATTACCGGGATTTTTATGGCTTTTCCAAGGACGCCATCCATCGCGGCATGACGCTGGAGGACGTTATCCATCTCTCGGCCCGGCTGGGCAATCATGCCGGCCAGGCCCCGGAGGCTTTTTACGAGCATTATACCAGCGATCTGCTGGCCAATCGCCATGGCGCCCGCGCCAAGAGCCAGGAAGTGGTCGCTGGCGGCCGCATCATCGAAACCGCCCATATCTATTCGGACAAGCTCGGATGGGTGGTGACCCATGAGGACATCACCGACGAGATCGCCCGCGCCGAAAGCCAGCAGAAGCGCAAGCTGGAGCTGGAGCGGCAGAATATCCGCCTCGACGCGGCGGTGAACAATATCTCCATCGGCCTGTGCATGATGGATGCGCGCGGGCGGCTGGTCATCTGCAACGAGCCCTATGCCCGCATCTACAACCTGCCGGTGACGCTGCTGCGGCCCGGAACCCAGCTCGAGGATATCCTCGGCCACCTGTTCGACAGCGGCATGAGCTCCAATGGCAGCAGGGACGAATATATCGCCTGGCGCCGCGAGGTCATCGCCAAGCGCGAATATGGCAAGAATATCCACGAGCTCAGCAACCGCACCATCCTGATGCAGCACCATCCGATGAAGGATGGCGGCTGGGTGTCGACCCATGAGGACATTACCGAGCAGCGCCAGGCCGAGGCCCGCATCCAGCACCTGGCCCGCCACGACGCGCTGACCGATCTGCCCAACCGCATCGAATTCCTCGAACAGATGGCCCGGACCGAGGCGGCGCTCAAGCGCGGCGAACGGGCCGCCGTGCTCTATATCGACCTCGACCATTTCAAGGCGGTCAACGACACGCTGGGCCATGCGGTGGGCGACGAGGTGATCAAGCAGGCGGCGGTGCGCCTCTGGGGCACGACGCGCGAAACCGACCTGCTGGCGCGGCTGGGCGGCGACGAATTCGCGCTGCTGCTGCGTCCCATCGACGGGGTCGACATGGCGGCCCGGGTCGCCGACCGCATCGTCAAGGCCATGCGCGCGCCGATGAATATCGGCGGCCAGCGCATCGAGATCGGCGCCTCGGTCGGCATTGCCGTGGGCCCGGGCGACGGCACCTCCACCGACCAATTGGTCAAGAATGCCGATCTGGCGCTCTACAAGGCCAAGTCCGAAGGGCGCTCGACCTATCATTTCTTCGAAACCGGCATGGACGCGGAATTGCAGCAGCGCCGCTCGATCGAGGCGGGCCTGCGCCTGGCCATGACACGCTCGGAATTGCGCCTGATGTTCCAGCCGCTGCTGGATCTGGCCGAAAACCGCGTCACCTGCGTCGAGGCCCTGCTGCGCTGGGATCACGACGACCGCACCATTTCACCGGCCGAATTCGTGCCGGTGGCCGAGGATACCGGGCTCATCGTGCCGATCGGGGAATGGGTGCTGCACCAGGCCTGCCTGGCGGCCGCCGGCTGGCCGGGCGATGTGCGCGTCGCCGTCAATCTGTCCCCGGTGCAATTCCGCCACAAGGGTCTGGTGGCCCAGGTCAAGGCCGCCTTGACCGAAGCCGGGCTCGAACCGACGCGGCTGGAGCTGGAAATCACCGAAAGCCTGCTGCTCACCGACAATGAGGCGACCATCGCCGCCCTGCATGAATTGCGCGGCATGGGCGTACGCATCTGCATGGACGATTTCGGCACCGGCTATTCCTCGCTCTCCTATCTGCGCAGTTTCCCCTTCGACAAGATCAAGATCGACCGCTCCTTCATGCGCGACCTCACCACCCGCAATGACAGCCAGGCCATCATCAAGGCGGTGATCGGGCTGGGCCAGTCGCTGGGCATGCTGACCACCGCCGAAGGCGTCGAAACCGAGGAACAATTGGCCATGGTGCGCGAGCATGGCGTGTCCGAAGTGCAGGGCTTCCTGTTCTCGCCGCCGCTGCAACCGGCCACCCTGGCCAATCTGCTGCATTCGGAAGCGGCCAAGGCCCAGACCCGGCAAAGGGCGTCGTGA
- the typA gene encoding translational GTPase TypA, with protein MSLRNIAIIAHVDHGKTTLIDVLLKQAGSFRDNERVEERAMDSNDIERERGITILAKVTSLLWRDNRINIVDTPGHADFGGEVERILSMVDGVVLLVDAAEGPMPQTKFVLGKALARGLRPIVAINKIDKSDERHMDVLEEVFDLFIALDATPEQLDFPVLYGAAKQGWMMNEPDGARESLEPLLDKVLEHVPEPQVEAGPFQMLVTAIERNPFLGRVLTGRIHSGSVKPGDAIHAIHHDGKIIEKGRVSKVLAFRGLERTPIDRGEAGDIVSIAGLETATVADTIAVPQVTSPLAAKPIDPPTLSVTFRINDGPLAGREGDKVQSRVIRERLMREAEGNVAIRVTPGEDNDSFDVAGRGELQLAVLIENMRREGFELTIGRPKVLFKEEDGVKLEPVEEVIIDVDDEHTGAVVQKLTERKGELTDMRPSGLGRTRISLLVPTRSLIGYQSELLSDTRGTAIFNRLFHSFVPFKGDLPSRRTGVLISNATGQSVAYALWNLEERGPIMIDAGVDIYEGMIIGEHSRENDLEVNALKGKQLTNIRTTSKDEAVRLTTPKKLTLEQSLGYIADDEYVEVTPKSIRLRKIWLDPNERKKQSRAAKSA; from the coding sequence ATGTCTCTGCGCAATATCGCCATTATCGCCCACGTCGACCACGGCAAGACCACGCTGATCGACGTTCTGCTCAAGCAGGCCGGTTCATTCCGCGACAATGAGCGTGTCGAGGAACGCGCCATGGACAGCAACGATATCGAACGCGAGCGTGGCATCACCATCCTCGCCAAGGTGACCTCGCTGCTCTGGCGCGACAATCGCATCAATATCGTCGACACGCCCGGCCACGCCGATTTCGGTGGCGAGGTGGAGCGCATCCTGTCCATGGTCGATGGCGTGGTGCTGCTGGTCGACGCCGCCGAAGGCCCGATGCCGCAGACCAAATTCGTGCTCGGCAAGGCCCTGGCGCGCGGCCTGCGCCCCATCGTGGCCATCAACAAGATCGATAAGTCCGACGAGCGCCATATGGACGTGCTCGAAGAGGTGTTCGACCTGTTCATCGCGCTGGACGCCACGCCCGAACAGCTCGATTTCCCGGTGCTTTATGGCGCCGCCAAGCAGGGCTGGATGATGAATGAGCCCGATGGCGCCCGCGAGAGCCTGGAGCCGCTGCTCGACAAGGTGCTGGAGCATGTGCCCGAGCCCCAGGTCGAGGCCGGCCCGTTCCAGATGCTGGTCACGGCCATCGAGCGCAATCCATTCCTCGGTCGCGTGCTGACCGGCCGCATCCATTCCGGCTCAGTCAAGCCGGGCGATGCCATTCATGCCATTCATCATGATGGCAAGATCATCGAAAAGGGCCGGGTCTCCAAGGTCCTGGCCTTTCGTGGCCTGGAGCGCACCCCGATCGATCGGGGCGAAGCCGGCGATATCGTCTCCATTGCCGGGCTCGAAACCGCCACGGTGGCCGATACCATCGCCGTGCCGCAGGTGACCAGCCCGCTCGCCGCCAAGCCGATCGATCCCCCGACCCTCAGCGTCACCTTCCGCATCAATGACGGCCCGCTGGCCGGCCGCGAAGGCGACAAGGTGCAGTCCCGCGTCATCCGCGAGCGGCTGATGCGCGAGGCCGAGGGCAATGTCGCCATCCGGGTGACGCCGGGCGAGGACAATGACAGTTTCGACGTGGCCGGCCGCGGCGAATTGCAGCTCGCCGTGCTCATCGAGAACATGCGCCGCGAGGGGTTCGAGCTGACCATCGGCCGCCCCAAAGTGCTGTTCAAGGAAGAGGATGGCGTCAAGCTGGAGCCGGTCGAGGAAGTCATTATCGACGTCGACGACGAGCATACCGGCGCCGTGGTGCAGAAGCTCACCGAGCGCAAGGGCGAATTGACCGATATGCGCCCTTCCGGTCTCGGCCGCACCCGCATCAGCCTGCTGGTCCCCACCCGCTCGCTGATCGGCTATCAGTCCGAGCTGTTGAGCGATACGCGCGGCACCGCCATCTTCAACCGGCTGTTCCATTCCTTCGTGCCGTTCAAGGGCGATCTGCCCAGCCGCCGCACCGGGGTGCTGATCTCCAATGCCACCGGTCAATCGGTCGCCTATGCCCTGTGGAACCTGGAAGAGCGCGGCCCGATCATGATTGATGCCGGCGTCGACATCTATGAGGGCATGATCATCGGCGAGCATAGCCGCGAGAACGATCTCGAGGTCAACGCGCTCAAGGGCAAGCAGCTCACCAATATCCGCACCACGTCCAAGGACGAGGCGGTGCGCCTGACCACGCCCAAAAAGCTGACGCTGGAGCAGAGCCTGGGCTATATCGCCGACGACGAATATGTCGAGGTAACGCCCAAATCGATCCGCCTGCGCAAAATCTGGCTCGACCCCAATGAGCGCAAGAAGCAGAGCCGGGCAGCCAAGTCGGCTTGA
- a CDS encoding invasion associated locus B family protein, with translation MTTKPGALAIGLAAAAIMALAPAAQAQQATELGTFNAWSAYTASDQSGQLCFIIGEPQRSEPAGVNRDPIKFLIVHRKGMGSKNEAQTQIGYPYNTTDAKASVAVDGRSYVMAARGSTAWLASSGDEAGFVAAFKAGNQMVVRGTSQRGTDTVDTYSLSGATAAMNAIDAACQ, from the coding sequence ATGACGACGAAACCCGGTGCCCTCGCAATCGGGCTGGCTGCGGCCGCGATCATGGCTCTGGCGCCAGCGGCACAGGCGCAGCAGGCGACTGAATTGGGCACTTTCAACGCCTGGTCGGCCTATACGGCCAGCGATCAAAGCGGGCAGCTCTGCTTCATTATCGGCGAGCCGCAACGGAGCGAGCCGGCGGGCGTCAACCGCGACCCGATCAAGTTCCTCATTGTGCACCGCAAGGGCATGGGGTCCAAGAACGAGGCGCAGACGCAGATCGGCTATCCTTATAACACCACCGACGCCAAGGCTTCCGTCGCCGTGGACGGCAGGAGCTATGTGATGGCGGCGCGCGGCTCGACCGCCTGGCTCGCCTCGTCCGGCGACGAGGCCGGCTTCGTTGCCGCCTTCAAGGCCGGCAATCAGATGGTGGTGCGCGGCACCAGCCAGCGCGGCACCGATACGGTGGACACCTATTCGCTGTCCGGCGCCACGGCGGCGATGAACGCCATCGACGCCGCCTGCCAGTAA
- a CDS encoding LysE family translocator, which produces MPAFIPDLPVILAFALTTIVLAITPGPDMALQMSRAINYGREHGLATAAGAMTGILVHTCLVALGISVLIVAAPTAFFVLKIAGALYLLYLAWQAITQGGGLRLAQKAAKTPNVAQSYLTGIGINLLNPKVVLFFMTFLPQFVDSHDPAAGQKLLFLGAEFILVSIPLAVLTVFAAEWLAGTLVRSTWVQRALNWSFAAVFTAFAATILFAEGRK; this is translated from the coding sequence ATGCCCGCCTTCATTCCCGACCTGCCCGTCATCCTCGCCTTTGCCCTGACCACCATCGTGCTGGCCATCACCCCCGGCCCGGACATGGCGCTGCAGATGTCGCGCGCCATCAATTATGGCCGTGAGCACGGGCTGGCCACGGCGGCCGGGGCGATGACCGGCATTCTGGTGCATACCTGCCTGGTGGCGCTGGGCATTTCGGTGCTGATCGTCGCGGCGCCGACGGCCTTTTTCGTGCTCAAGATCGCCGGCGCGCTCTATCTGCTCTATCTGGCCTGGCAGGCGATCACCCAGGGCGGCGGTCTGCGCCTCGCCCAGAAGGCGGCAAAGACCCCGAATGTGGCGCAGAGCTATCTCACCGGAATAGGCATTAACCTGCTCAATCCCAAAGTCGTCCTGTTCTTCATGACCTTCCTGCCGCAATTCGTCGACAGCCACGATCCGGCGGCAGGGCAGAAGCTGTTATTCCTCGGCGCCGAATTCATCCTGGTGTCGATTCCGCTGGCGGTGCTGACGGTGTTTGCCGCCGAATGGTTGGCCGGGACGCTGGTGCGCAGCACCTGGGTGCAGCGGGCGCTGAACTGGAGCTTTGCCGCCGTGTTCACCGCCTTCGCGGCGACCATCCTATTCGCCGAAGGCCGCAAGTAA
- a CDS encoding chloramphenicol phosphotransferase, protein MHGRILILNGPPRAGKSMLAHAVQAEIPGRWINWGVDAFNATLPPVLLPGIGLRPGGERPDLEPQVAALYAAYFAALAGFARQGFDVVADLGLHRDYAAPLDPMSILRQSLAGLPLVMVGVDCALDIIMARRNADPGGGFYASGPGIPAPVARWQEAVHAGQEYDLRLDMGSLTPAAAAARLARFLGSAPIDCVSPA, encoded by the coding sequence ATGCACGGCCGCATACTCATCCTCAATGGCCCGCCCCGCGCCGGCAAGTCGATGCTGGCCCATGCCGTGCAGGCCGAAATTCCGGGCCGGTGGATCAATTGGGGCGTCGACGCCTTCAATGCCACGCTGCCGCCAGTGCTCCTGCCCGGCATCGGTCTGCGCCCCGGCGGCGAGCGACCCGATCTCGAACCGCAGGTAGCGGCGCTCTATGCCGCCTATTTTGCCGCCCTGGCCGGCTTTGCGCGGCAGGGCTTCGATGTCGTCGCCGATCTGGGCCTGCACCGCGATTATGCCGCCCCGCTCGACCCGATGAGCATTCTCCGGCAGTCGCTGGCCGGCTTGCCGCTGGTCATGGTGGGGGTGGATTGCGCCCTCGACATCATCATGGCCCGCCGCAATGCCGATCCCGGGGGTGGCTTCTATGCCAGCGGCCCCGGCATTCCGGCGCCCGTCGCCCGCTGGCAGGAGGCGGTGCATGCAGGCCAGGAATACGACTTGCGGCTCGATATGGGTTCGCTGACGCCGGCAGCGGCGGCGGCCCGTCTCGCCCGGTTCCTCGGCAGCGCGCCAATCGATTGCGTAAGCCCGGCTTAA
- the rlmN gene encoding 23S rRNA (adenine(2503)-C(2))-methyltransferase RlmN — protein sequence MSIALNLDHSSAVRPVAAGRPSLIGLSKAGLAEALTAHEIVAEKEGRMRASQLWNWLYVNGVTDFERMTNVAKPVRQKLSDTFNLDRPEIVTEQVSVDGTRKWLFRFRDPANPNLPPVEVETVYIPESDRGTLCVSSQVGCTLTCSFCHTGTQKLVRNLTAGEILGQILMARERLGDFPGGARPDDGGLVPGGETRAITNIVMMGMGEPLYNYDNVKQALLIASAGDGMSISKRRITLSTSGVVPYIEPTGREIEVMLAISLHAVRDDLRDVLVPINKKWPLKDLLDACRNYPGLSNARRITFEYVMLDGINDSDAEARELVRLLAGIPAKINLIPFNPWPGSNYGTSPSSRIERFADIVNKAGYASPVRTPRGRDIFAACGQLKSESERLSKKDREALAGV from the coding sequence ATGAGCATTGCGCTGAACCTTGACCATTCGAGTGCCGTCCGTCCCGTGGCCGCGGGCCGGCCATCGCTGATCGGCCTATCCAAGGCTGGCCTGGCCGAAGCGCTCACCGCCCATGAAATAGTGGCGGAAAAGGAAGGCCGGATGCGCGCCAGCCAATTGTGGAACTGGCTCTATGTCAATGGCGTCACCGATTTCGAGCGCATGACCAATGTGGCCAAGCCGGTGCGCCAGAAGCTGAGCGATACGTTCAATCTCGACCGCCCTGAAATCGTCACCGAGCAGGTTTCGGTCGACGGCACCCGCAAATGGCTGTTCCGCTTCCGCGACCCGGCCAATCCGAACCTGCCGCCGGTCGAGGTGGAAACCGTCTATATTCCGGAAAGCGATCGCGGGACGCTTTGTGTCTCCTCGCAGGTGGGCTGCACGCTGACCTGCTCGTTCTGCCATACCGGCACGCAGAAGCTGGTGCGCAATCTCACCGCCGGCGAAATCCTCGGCCAGATCCTGATGGCCCGCGAGCGCCTGGGCGATTTTCCCGGCGGCGCGCGCCCCGACGATGGCGGCCTGGTGCCGGGCGGCGAGACTCGCGCCATCACCAATATCGTGATGATGGGCATGGGCGAGCCGCTCTACAATTACGACAATGTCAAACAGGCTCTGCTCATCGCGTCGGCCGGCGACGGCATGAGCATTTCCAAGCGCCGCATCACGCTGTCGACCTCGGGCGTCGTGCCCTATATCGAGCCGACCGGCCGCGAGATCGAGGTCATGCTGGCCATTTCCCTGCATGCGGTGCGTGACGATCTGCGCGATGTGCTGGTGCCGATCAACAAGAAATGGCCGCTCAAGGACCTGCTCGACGCCTGCCGCAATTATCCGGGCCTATCCAATGCCCGCCGCATCACCTTTGAATATGTGATGCTCGACGGCATCAATGACAGCGATGCGGAAGCCCGCGAATTGGTGCGGCTGCTGGCCGGCATCCCGGCCAAGATCAACCTCATCCCGTTCAATCCCTGGCCGGGCAGCAATTACGGCACCTCGCCCTCGAGCCGCATCGAGCGCTTCGCCGATATCGTCAACAAGGCCGGATATGCCTCGCCCGTCCGTACCCCGCGCGGCCGCGACATCTTCGCCGCCTGCGGCCAATTGAAGAGCGAAAGCGAACGGCTGAGCAAGAAGGACCGCGAAGCGTTGGCCGGGGTCTGA
- a CDS encoding DedA family protein has product MTDWIIQTITELGYVGIFLVMLAESLFPPIPSELIIPFAGFAAANGDLNFFGVLAAATIGAVTGMLPWYFAGRIFGLARVRFLADRFGRFMAMNADEIDIAVSWFKRYGPVIVLFGRLVPLIRTLISIPAGLSRMPLPIFLAASTSGALIWNIFLTSAGYILHEHYHVIEVVLDPLSYVVLALVVLIYLFRVVTWKPARTSQ; this is encoded by the coding sequence ATGACCGACTGGATCATCCAGACCATAACCGAATTGGGCTATGTCGGGATTTTCCTCGTCATGCTGGCCGAGAGCCTGTTTCCCCCGATTCCGTCCGAGCTCATCATCCCCTTTGCCGGCTTCGCCGCCGCCAATGGCGATCTCAATTTCTTCGGGGTCCTGGCCGCCGCCACGATCGGGGCGGTCACCGGCATGCTGCCCTGGTATTTTGCCGGGCGGATTTTCGGCCTGGCCCGGGTCCGCTTCCTCGCCGACCGCTTCGGCCGCTTCATGGCGATGAATGCCGACGAGATCGATATCGCCGTCTCCTGGTTCAAGCGCTATGGCCCGGTCATCGTGTTGTTCGGGCGGCTGGTGCCGCTGATCCGCACGCTGATTTCCATCCCGGCCGGGCTGTCGCGCATGCCGCTGCCGATATTCCTCGCGGCCTCGACCAGCGGGGCGCTGATCTGGAATATCTTCCTCACCTCAGCCGGCTATATCCTGCATGAGCATTACCACGTCATCGAAGTGGTGCTGGATCCGCTGAGCTATGTGGTGCTGGCGCTGGTGGTGCTGATCTACCTCTTCCGCGTCGTCACCTGGAAACCGGCCCGCACCAGCCAATAG